The genomic segment ACGGGCGTCGCGCTGCTCGTCGCGGACCTGTGGGTGGCCGGCTCGGGCGCGCTGCCCGGTGCCGTGCCGATGACCGCCGCTGCCTGGGCCGGGCTGGCCGTACTGACCGTCACGGGACTGCGGACGGCGGCGGTTCGGCAGCCCGGCGGTTCCTGGGCCCGGGCGGCGGCCGGGGCGCTGCGCCGCACCTGCGTCACCGATCCGGGCGGTTCGGCCCTGCTGATCGGCGGGCTGGCCGTCGTCGCCGTGGCGGCCGGACAGCAACTGCCGCTGGCGGCACCGGCATGGGGCTGCCTCGTGGCCTGCGCGGTCGCCGTGGAGCGCCGCTGCGAGGCGCGGGTGGGACGGCCTGACGGGCCGTAGCCCTCTGCGGTATCGCCGAACGTACGGCGCTCCCGGCGGACCGGGCCGGAGGTGCCGGCCCGGTCCGCCGGGAACTTCGCCCGCCCGCTCGGCGCGGCTCGGCCGGCTCAGTAGACGCTCAGGCCGTACGCCGACAGCCACTCGGTCACCGGCTGGTAGTAGGTGACCCCTCCCGAGCTGCAGTTCCCGCTGCTGCCGACGATGATGCCGAGAGCCGTGCCGCCCGAGAAGGCGGGACCGCCGGCGTCTCCGGGCTCGGAGCAGATGGTGGACCGGAACAGACCGTATACGGTGCCCTCGCTGTAGTTGACGGTGACGTTCACGGCCTGGACGATGCCGCAGCGGTGACCGGTGGTCCGCCCGACGTGGCAGATCGACTGCCCGACGACGGGCTGCGCCGCCCCGGTGATGTCCTGGATACCGGCGCCGGCGCCCAGCGAGATCTCGCCCGGGTGGGCGACCGCCGGGTTGGTGTACCGGACGCTCGCGTAGTCGTTGCCCGGGAAGCTCACTCCTGCGGTGACGCCGACGCCGACGGTCTGGGCGGCGTCGGCGTACCAGGTGGTACCGGCGGCCTGGGCGCACCGGCCCGACACGAACGCGTACACCGTGGAGCCGGAGCGGGCGTTGAAGCCCACGGTGCAGCGGGTGCCGTTGCTGTAGAGGGTGTCGCCGCCGCGGACCGTCGGGGCCGCCTGCTGCCCCGCTCGTTCCCCGGCATGGGCGGCCGGTTCGG from the Streptomyces xinghaiensis S187 genome contains:
- a CDS encoding S1 family peptidase gives rise to the protein MRSERPLRTLVRAVVVLALLLGWSASAEPAAHAGERAGQQAAPTVRGGDTLYSNGTRCTVGFNARSGSTVYAFVSGRCAQAAGTTWYADAAQTVGVGVTAGVSFPGNDYASVRYTNPAVAHPGEISLGAGAGIQDITGAAQPVVGQSICHVGRTTGHRCGIVQAVNVTVNYSEGTVYGLFRSTICSEPGDAGGPAFSGGTALGIIVGSSGNCSSGGVTYYQPVTEWLSAYGLSVY